The following proteins are encoded in a genomic region of Thiomicrospira sp. R3:
- a CDS encoding WYL domain-containing protein — translation MTKLTRLNQLTQQLERMTHSYSLEQLAERFECSPRTLRRDIEQLVLDYNAPWIISDNQVYWSGPKHEKVHLAGYWFTTAELQAMLVFYNSLKQLQHGLLAQQLEPYKHHIETLLGKQGGASELSQKIKIIEIATSQLNQQIFNTLAQALSNQQRLKIKFWSRHTNEVNEREISPQQLIRYRDHWLLDAYCHHRQAIRSFSLEAINQAWLLDQPAHNLEPKQLKHHFETSYGIFAGQADQQAVLKFSAYQARWTQFEIWHPKQTTSWLEDGSYQITLPYKNDTELIQDILKYGPDIEVLAPSGLRQKVVKRLEETLKQYSSDRN, via the coding sequence ATGACCAAGTTAACTCGGCTCAATCAACTGACTCAACAGCTTGAACGCATGACCCACAGCTACAGCCTTGAACAGCTTGCTGAACGCTTCGAATGCAGCCCGCGTACCCTGCGCAGAGACATCGAACAGCTCGTGCTTGACTATAATGCGCCCTGGATTATTTCAGACAACCAGGTTTACTGGTCGGGTCCCAAGCACGAAAAAGTTCATTTAGCCGGGTACTGGTTCACCACCGCCGAGCTTCAAGCCATGTTAGTTTTTTACAATAGCCTTAAACAACTACAACACGGCCTGCTTGCGCAACAACTCGAACCCTACAAACACCATATTGAAACCCTGCTCGGCAAACAAGGCGGCGCATCAGAACTTAGTCAAAAAATAAAAATCATCGAAATCGCCACCAGCCAACTCAATCAACAAATCTTCAACACCCTGGCGCAAGCACTTTCCAATCAACAACGGCTTAAAATTAAGTTTTGGAGTCGTCATACAAACGAAGTCAACGAGCGCGAAATCTCACCGCAACAACTGATTCGCTACCGCGACCACTGGCTACTCGACGCCTATTGCCACCACCGCCAAGCGATTCGCAGCTTTTCACTAGAAGCCATCAACCAGGCCTGGTTATTAGATCAACCCGCGCACAACCTTGAACCCAAACAACTCAAACACCACTTTGAAACCAGCTACGGTATTTTTGCCGGCCAAGCCGATCAACAGGCCGTGCTCAAATTTTCGGCTTATCAAGCCCGCTGGACACAATTTGAAATTTGGCATCCAAAGCAAACAACAAGCTGGTTGGAGGATGGTAGTTATCAAATCACCTTGCCCTACAAAAATGACACCGAACTCATTCAAGATATTCTCAAATACGGGCCAGACATCGAAGTGCTAGCACCAAGCGGCCTACGCCAAAAAGTAGTGAAGCGCCTAGAAGAAACACTCAAGCAGTATTCCAGTGACAGGAATTGA
- the cas3 gene encoding CRISPR-associated helicase Cas3', whose amino-acid sequence MHKDKWSAVYFAHSGLRSDKSDWQTLQDHLEVVAERSKHNARYFGGQELAYLAGLLHDLGKYTPEFQARLEGSPKRVDHATAGAKIAAEIMPKPWFKLIAYAIAGHHAGLANGNNESDGRSTLEDRLKQVFGKELCQLDNNVWKAELVFPELNQLLPKIQPNTAPDKHGFQYAFLIRMIFSCLVDADFVDTDKFYKQLEDKPWLRGDYPDLMQLKQAFDAYLVHKTASSNATKVNQLRQEILTTARERALLSPGLFTLTVPTGGGKTFSSMAFALDHAMHHAMRRVIYVIPFTSIIEQNAKVFREAFGELGDSAVLEHHSNFDDRHIKNEETQDKLKVAMENWDMPIVVTTAVQFFESLFADRPSRCRKLHNISGSVIILDEAQTLPLKFLKLVMASLDELARNYSCTIVLCTATQPALCEPDFKKGFENVREIAPDPEGLFEALSLVSVSHLGELTDDDLISRIHANEQILTIVNNRRHAQSLFQTLKDQKIEGIFHLTTLMCAAHRTETLTTIRDRLKNNQACRVISTSLIEAGVDIDFPCVMRAEAGLDSIAQAAGRCNRERLKTKEESHVWIFKSPHWNIPPELEGLAAGMRSVLRRDYDNLLGQEAVKTYFAEVYWRKGDELDQKRLMKIHQDHAPKLTFPFQTIAKEFRMIESFMQPIFIPFDDEARSLLQALTFSDDVSSVLRKLQPYIVQIPQKGFEALVMAGAVQTIAPHRFEDQFWQLIKSDIYNIYDSEFGISWDNPSFIEAENSVI is encoded by the coding sequence ATGCATAAAGATAAATGGTCGGCAGTATATTTTGCACACTCAGGTCTAAGGTCTGATAAATCTGATTGGCAAACGCTTCAGGATCACTTGGAGGTCGTTGCCGAACGTTCAAAGCATAATGCACGTTATTTTGGTGGACAAGAATTAGCTTATTTAGCAGGCTTACTTCATGACCTGGGGAAATACACTCCAGAGTTTCAAGCGCGTTTGGAGGGTTCGCCTAAGAGGGTGGATCATGCCACGGCGGGTGCAAAGATTGCGGCTGAAATTATGCCGAAACCTTGGTTTAAATTAATTGCTTATGCGATTGCCGGTCATCACGCTGGTTTGGCTAATGGTAACAACGAGAGTGATGGAAGAAGTACACTAGAGGATCGTTTAAAACAGGTTTTCGGAAAAGAGTTGTGCCAATTGGATAACAATGTATGGAAAGCTGAGTTGGTTTTTCCTGAGTTAAATCAGCTGTTACCTAAAATTCAGCCTAACACTGCTCCAGACAAACATGGCTTCCAATATGCATTTCTAATACGCATGATTTTCTCTTGTTTAGTCGATGCGGATTTTGTTGATACGGATAAGTTTTACAAACAGCTTGAGGATAAACCTTGGTTGCGCGGTGACTATCCAGATTTGATGCAGTTAAAACAAGCATTTGATGCTTATCTGGTACATAAGACAGCGAGTAGTAATGCAACAAAAGTAAACCAGTTGCGCCAAGAAATTCTAACAACTGCGCGTGAACGAGCATTGTTATCACCAGGCCTGTTTACCTTAACTGTGCCAACGGGGGGCGGAAAAACCTTTAGTTCTATGGCTTTTGCGTTAGACCACGCTATGCATCATGCTATGCGGCGCGTGATTTATGTTATTCCTTTTACCAGTATTATCGAGCAGAATGCCAAAGTGTTCCGTGAAGCGTTTGGCGAATTAGGTGACTCTGCCGTACTTGAGCATCACAGTAACTTTGATGATCGTCATATCAAAAATGAAGAGACACAAGATAAGTTAAAGGTAGCAATGGAAAACTGGGATATGCCGATTGTGGTGACCACAGCCGTGCAGTTTTTTGAATCGCTGTTCGCGGATCGCCCGTCACGTTGTCGCAAGTTGCACAATATTTCCGGTAGTGTGATTATTTTGGATGAAGCACAAACGCTTCCGCTTAAATTCTTAAAACTCGTTATGGCCTCGCTTGATGAACTTGCCCGAAATTATAGTTGCACAATAGTATTGTGTACTGCCACTCAGCCCGCATTATGCGAACCAGACTTTAAAAAAGGATTTGAGAATGTGCGTGAAATTGCACCTGATCCAGAAGGCTTGTTTGAAGCGTTAAGTTTGGTGAGCGTGAGTCATTTAGGTGAGTTAACGGATGATGATTTAATATCGCGCATTCATGCGAACGAGCAAATTCTGACCATTGTTAACAACCGCCGTCATGCACAATCTTTGTTCCAGACACTGAAAGATCAGAAGATTGAAGGTATTTTTCATTTAACAACCTTAATGTGTGCGGCGCATCGTACCGAAACCTTAACCACCATTCGTGACAGGCTTAAAAACAACCAAGCCTGCCGTGTGATTTCAACCTCTTTGATTGAAGCAGGTGTGGATATCGATTTTCCATGCGTTATGCGTGCAGAAGCTGGGTTAGATTCAATTGCCCAAGCCGCTGGGCGTTGTAATCGAGAGCGGTTAAAAACCAAAGAAGAAAGCCATGTTTGGATATTTAAATCGCCTCATTGGAATATTCCGCCTGAACTAGAAGGTTTGGCGGCTGGGATGCGCTCAGTTCTGCGTCGTGATTATGACAATCTTTTAGGTCAAGAGGCGGTTAAAACTTATTTTGCTGAGGTTTACTGGCGTAAAGGCGATGAGCTGGATCAAAAGCGGTTAATGAAAATACATCAAGATCATGCACCTAAACTTACCTTTCCCTTTCAGACGATTGCTAAAGAATTTCGGATGATCGAAAGTTTTATGCAGCCCATTTTTATTCCGTTTGATGACGAGGCCAGATCCTTATTACAAGCTTTAACCTTTTCGGATGATGTGAGTAGCGTCTTGCGTAAACTGCAACCCTATATTGTGCAAATTCCACAAAAAGGGTTTGAAGCTTTGGTTATGGCTGGAGCGGTGCAGACCATTGCGCCACATCGTTTTGAAGATCAGTTTTGGCAATTGATAAAGAGTGATATATACAATATTTACGACTCAGAATTTGGTATCAGCTGGGATAATCCAAGTTTTATTGAAGCGGAAAACTCAGTTATTTAG
- the cas5c gene encoding type I-C CRISPR-associated protein Cas5c, translated as MAYGIKLHIWGDYACFTRPEMKVERVSYDVITPSAARGVLEAIHWKPAIRWVIDRIHVLKPVRFESIRRNELKNCKVSTRSVSFAMKNASTLELPFFIEDKRTQRATTLLRDVGYVIEAHFELTDKAGAEDSVGKHLDIFNRRARKGQYFHQPCLGNREFPAYFSLIDCDDDLPISEVRHESKDLGWMLHDIDFANNAEPKFFRAELKDGVIEVPPFNSMEVAQ; from the coding sequence ATGGCTTACGGAATTAAATTACATATTTGGGGCGATTACGCCTGCTTTACTAGGCCAGAAATGAAAGTGGAACGTGTGTCTTATGATGTTATTACACCATCGGCAGCGCGTGGGGTTTTGGAGGCAATTCATTGGAAACCAGCGATTCGTTGGGTGATTGATCGAATTCATGTTTTAAAGCCGGTGCGATTTGAGTCAATACGACGCAATGAGCTAAAAAACTGTAAGGTTTCAACGAGATCGGTAAGCTTTGCGATGAAAAATGCAAGTACCCTTGAATTACCGTTTTTTATAGAGGATAAGCGTACTCAAAGAGCAACAACACTGCTTCGTGATGTCGGTTATGTAATTGAGGCACATTTTGAATTGACTGATAAAGCCGGTGCTGAAGATTCGGTTGGCAAGCATTTGGATATTTTTAACCGTCGTGCACGAAAGGGGCAGTATTTTCATCAGCCTTGTTTAGGTAATCGAGAGTTTCCCGCCTATTTTTCATTGATAGATTGTGATGATGACCTCCCAATCTCAGAAGTCAGGCATGAATCTAAGGATTTAGGCTGGATGTTACACGATATTGATTTTGCCAATAATGCGGAACCCAAGTTTTTTAGAGCAGAATTGAAAGACGGCGTTATTGAGGTTCCACCATTTAATTCAATGGAGGTGGCTCAATGA
- the cas8c gene encoding type I-C CRISPR-associated protein Cas8c/Csd1, which produces MILTALAQYYDRLSERSDKVPAYGFSEEKISYILVLSGEGDLVDIVPNLTANKKTQPKLMRVPMPAKKSVNISPNFLWGNTQYVIGLTAKTIKPPRTVNDYFESFKKLHLDKLHDCSESSLISFCNFLRKWDPCQIAGFSFPKGFEDKNVVFQIDGEKKYLHDLDESKAIWKNILTEMDEQSEHGICLVTGEKKPISRLHPSIKGVSGGQSSGVSIISFKKGSFESYGKEQGENAPVSEHAAFAYTTALNYLLRRENNQSIGLGDTSIVFWAQADKSADAQQAESLFMNFFNPPYVSDESETVLLQSEIEKLAKGRPLSEIAPDLDPKTQFFILGLAPNAVRLSIRFWLQTDFGHIQQRLAEHFQDLALDPLPWKTPPSIWRLLMQLAPHREGQKPKMEDVPAHLAGELMRSILTGQRYPRAILAQVLVRFRADGDISGLRVALIKAVLQREFRKQLTKEEIPMSLDESNTNAAYLLGRLFAVLENIQRIALGDKVNATIADKYYASASTVPYSVYPRLLSGSKHHLSKVRKDKPGLAFNLEKELGQIMSSLPTEFPRHFSIENQGRFSIGYYHQKNARFATTSKDENELTTEGEE; this is translated from the coding sequence ATGATATTAACTGCCTTGGCTCAGTATTATGACCGCCTTTCAGAGCGCAGTGACAAAGTCCCTGCTTATGGCTTTAGTGAAGAAAAAATCAGCTACATTCTTGTCCTTTCAGGGGAAGGTGATTTGGTTGATATTGTGCCTAACTTAACGGCAAACAAAAAAACTCAGCCTAAATTGATGCGTGTTCCTATGCCTGCAAAAAAATCAGTGAACATCTCGCCCAATTTTCTTTGGGGTAATACGCAATATGTGATTGGATTGACGGCCAAGACAATTAAACCTCCTCGAACAGTTAATGATTACTTTGAATCCTTCAAAAAATTACACCTTGATAAGTTACATGACTGTTCTGAATCCTCTTTAATTTCTTTTTGTAACTTTCTAAGAAAATGGGATCCTTGTCAAATTGCTGGGTTCAGCTTTCCCAAGGGATTTGAGGATAAAAATGTTGTTTTTCAAATTGATGGAGAAAAGAAATATCTTCATGATTTAGATGAATCTAAAGCCATTTGGAAAAATATCCTAACAGAGATGGATGAACAGTCCGAACATGGTATTTGTTTAGTAACAGGTGAGAAAAAGCCTATCTCTAGGTTACATCCTTCAATTAAAGGCGTTTCTGGTGGTCAGAGTTCGGGTGTATCAATAATCTCTTTCAAAAAAGGCTCATTTGAGTCTTATGGCAAGGAGCAAGGCGAAAATGCACCGGTTTCAGAGCATGCGGCCTTTGCCTACACAACCGCATTAAATTATTTGTTGCGGCGTGAAAATAATCAAAGTATTGGGTTGGGGGATACGAGTATTGTGTTTTGGGCACAGGCAGATAAATCCGCAGACGCACAACAAGCCGAATCCTTATTTATGAACTTCTTCAATCCGCCCTACGTTTCCGATGAATCGGAAACGGTGTTGTTGCAGTCGGAAATCGAAAAGCTGGCAAAAGGCCGTCCTTTATCTGAAATTGCCCCTGACCTTGACCCCAAAACCCAGTTTTTTATTTTGGGATTAGCGCCGAATGCGGTGCGGCTATCTATTCGTTTTTGGTTGCAAACCGATTTTGGTCATATTCAACAAAGACTAGCCGAGCATTTTCAAGATTTGGCGCTAGACCCATTGCCTTGGAAAACGCCACCGTCAATCTGGCGTCTGTTAATGCAACTTGCACCGCATCGAGAAGGTCAAAAGCCAAAAATGGAAGATGTACCGGCACATTTGGCTGGTGAGTTGATGCGCTCAATTTTGACAGGTCAGCGTTATCCCAGAGCCATTCTTGCACAGGTGCTAGTACGGTTTCGCGCTGATGGCGATATTAGCGGCTTACGCGTGGCATTGATAAAAGCTGTTTTACAAAGAGAGTTTAGAAAACAATTAACAAAAGAGGAGATACCTATGAGTTTGGATGAATCCAATACCAATGCTGCTTATTTGCTAGGCAGACTGTTTGCCGTTCTAGAAAATATTCAGCGCATTGCCCTGGGTGACAAGGTTAATGCGACGATTGCCGACAAATACTATGCATCGGCTTCAACCGTGCCTTATTCGGTTTACCCTCGACTGTTATCAGGAAGTAAACATCATTTGTCGAAGGTTCGTAAGGATAAACCAGGCCTGGCGTTTAACTTAGAAAAAGAGTTAGGGCAGATTATGTCCAGTTTGCCAACGGAATTTCCCCGACATTTTTCGATTGAAAACCAAGGTCGGTTTTCAATTGGGTATTACCATCAAAAAAACGCACGTTTCGCCACTACATCTAAAGATGAAAATGAATTAACCACTGAAGGAGAAGAATAA
- the cas7c gene encoding type I-C CRISPR-associated protein Cas7/Csd2 — protein MMTIQNRYEFVYFFDVINGNPNGDPDAGNMPRLDPESSKGLVTDVSLKRKIRNFIQLSEENAPGYDIYVLEKSVLNRQNQKAYDALEIKSESKKLPKEQEKAKAVTDWMCANFFDVRAFGAVMTTEVNSGQVRGPLQLAFAKSIDPIIPLEISITRMAVTNEKDLEKERTMGRKHIVPYGLYRVHGFISAKLAEKTGFSDADLEKVWKSLEMMFEHDHSAARGEMSARKLIVFKHDNALGSAPAHKLFDRVTVERIKGEEGTPAAEFNDYAIRFNKDGLADLGVEAIEVF, from the coding sequence ATAATGACTATCCAAAACCGCTATGAGTTTGTTTACTTTTTTGATGTCATCAACGGCAACCCAAACGGTGATCCTGATGCCGGTAATATGCCGCGTCTTGATCCAGAGTCAAGTAAGGGTTTAGTAACCGACGTTAGCTTAAAGCGCAAAATTCGCAATTTCATTCAATTGAGCGAAGAAAATGCGCCGGGTTACGATATCTATGTGCTAGAAAAAAGTGTCTTAAACCGCCAAAATCAAAAGGCTTATGATGCATTGGAAATTAAATCTGAATCCAAAAAATTACCAAAAGAGCAGGAAAAGGCAAAGGCGGTAACGGATTGGATGTGTGCTAACTTTTTTGATGTAAGAGCGTTTGGTGCCGTTATGACCACTGAAGTCAATTCTGGTCAAGTACGTGGACCATTACAGTTGGCATTTGCAAAATCGATTGACCCGATTATTCCGTTGGAAATTTCGATTACCCGCATGGCGGTGACCAACGAAAAAGATTTGGAAAAAGAGCGCACCATGGGGCGTAAACATATTGTGCCTTATGGCTTGTATCGGGTGCACGGCTTTATTTCAGCAAAATTAGCTGAAAAAACTGGCTTCTCTGATGCGGACTTAGAAAAAGTGTGGAAATCTCTGGAGATGATGTTTGAGCATGATCATTCTGCCGCGCGCGGTGAAATGTCAGCACGCAAGCTCATTGTGTTTAAGCATGATAATGCGTTAGGTAGTGCGCCTGCCCATAAACTATTTGATCGAGTGACGGTTGAACGCATCAAAGGTGAAGAGGGAACCCCCGCCGCTGAATTCAATGATTACGCTATACGTTTTAATAAAGACGGTTTAGCTGATTTGGGCGTTGAGGCAATAGAAGTTTTCTAA
- the cas4 gene encoding CRISPR-associated protein Cas4, with translation MLDTRLIPLSALQHYAFCPRQCALIHNEQVWSENWLTAQGQQLHQRVDHGLPESRKGIRHQRGVEVSAPSLGLIGKLDLVEVEIATGACFPVEYKRGKPKQDAIDLIQLCAQALCLEEMLNIEVNHGAIWYWQTRHRHQVELTFELRQQTHQIIEATRQLLNSNQTPKAKYEKKCQACSLYDLCNPKLTFQDASRAYVKAIYQEGADEEIAK, from the coding sequence ATGCTCGACACCCGCCTGATTCCTTTGTCGGCTTTGCAGCACTATGCCTTTTGTCCTCGCCAGTGTGCGCTTATTCATAATGAGCAGGTCTGGTCGGAGAATTGGCTCACAGCGCAAGGTCAGCAATTGCATCAGCGGGTCGATCATGGTTTACCCGAATCTCGCAAAGGGATTCGGCACCAACGCGGGGTGGAGGTCTCTGCCCCATCACTAGGTTTAATCGGAAAGCTGGATTTGGTAGAGGTAGAAATCGCCACTGGAGCCTGCTTTCCAGTTGAATACAAACGCGGTAAACCCAAGCAAGACGCAATAGATTTAATCCAACTTTGCGCCCAAGCCTTGTGTTTAGAGGAAATGCTTAATATCGAAGTTAATCATGGAGCCATTTGGTATTGGCAAACACGTCATCGTCATCAAGTTGAGCTCACTTTTGAACTTCGCCAACAAACGCATCAGATTATCGAAGCCACCCGCCAGCTTTTAAATTCGAACCAAACCCCTAAAGCCAAATACGAAAAGAAGTGCCAGGCCTGCTCGCTTTATGATTTATGTAATCCTAAGTTGACGTTTCAGGACGCAAGTCGTGCTTATGTAAAGGCGATTTATCAGGAGGGTGCCGATGAAGAAATTGCAAAATAG
- the cas1c gene encoding type I-C CRISPR-associated endonuclease Cas1c, giving the protein MKKLQNSLYITKQGAYLHKERETLVIEVEKEKVMQVPIHAIQAIYCFGNVMVSPFLMGFCGENGVHLAFFTEYGRFLGRLQGKQSGNILLRQAQYKIAEMQPEPIARNIIAAKISNSRAVLYRRLRNHGENEAVNHAINQLNSSLRRLARADNLDQIRGIEGEAAATYFGVFNQLIQSSVQADFQFNGRNRRPPRDPINALLSFLYSVVGNDISAALQGVGLDPQMGFLHQTRPGRDSLAQDVLEEFRAWWVDRLVLSLINRKQLKAKDFITKASGAVTLKDDARKVVLVALQNRKQETIKHPFLNEDVPIGLLPHVQALLLARHLRGDLAEYPPFVPR; this is encoded by the coding sequence ATGAAGAAATTGCAAAATAGTCTCTACATCACCAAGCAAGGCGCATATCTGCATAAAGAGCGCGAAACCTTGGTGATTGAGGTGGAAAAAGAAAAAGTGATGCAAGTGCCGATTCATGCTATTCAAGCGATTTATTGCTTCGGTAATGTGATGGTGTCGCCTTTTTTGATGGGATTTTGTGGTGAAAACGGTGTGCACTTAGCTTTCTTTACTGAATACGGCCGATTTTTAGGCCGTTTACAAGGCAAGCAAAGCGGTAATATTTTATTGCGCCAAGCGCAGTATAAGATCGCCGAAATGCAACCAGAGCCGATTGCACGAAATATCATCGCCGCTAAAATTAGCAACTCGCGTGCGGTGCTTTACCGTCGTCTGCGTAATCATGGTGAGAACGAAGCGGTTAATCATGCGATTAACCAACTTAACTCTAGTTTGCGACGATTAGCCCGCGCAGACAACCTTGATCAGATTCGCGGCATTGAAGGCGAGGCCGCCGCAACTTATTTTGGCGTGTTTAATCAGTTGATCCAATCAAGTGTGCAAGCCGATTTTCAATTTAATGGCCGTAACCGTCGTCCTCCGCGCGATCCGATTAACGCACTCCTTTCTTTTTTGTACAGTGTTGTCGGCAACGATATTAGCGCCGCCTTGCAAGGTGTGGGGCTAGATCCTCAAATGGGGTTTTTGCATCAAACCAGACCTGGTCGTGACAGTTTGGCGCAAGATGTTTTGGAAGAGTTTCGCGCTTGGTGGGTGGATAGATTGGTTTTAAGTTTAATCAATCGCAAACAACTTAAAGCAAAGGATTTCATCACTAAAGCGAGTGGGGCAGTCACGCTAAAAGACGATGCCCGTAAAGTGGTTTTGGTCGCGTTGCAAAATCGTAAACAAGAAACCATAAAACATCCGTTTTTAAATGAAGACGTACCGATTGGCCTACTACCGCATGTTCAAGCCCTGCTGTTAGCACGGCATTTACGAGGTGATTTGGCCGAGTATCCCCCTTTTGTTCCGAGATAA
- the cas2 gene encoding CRISPR-associated endonuclease Cas2 gives MMVLITYDISFDDPGGQRRLRHIAKACLDHGVRVQYSVFECEVDPAQWVNLKAKLLDIYNEETDSLRFYMLGAKWRSKVEHHGAKKALDIFQDVLIL, from the coding sequence ATGATGGTGCTCATAACCTACGATATTTCATTTGATGATCCAGGTGGTCAACGTCGACTACGCCATATTGCTAAAGCCTGTTTGGATCATGGTGTGCGTGTGCAATACTCCGTGTTTGAATGCGAAGTTGATCCTGCGCAATGGGTTAATTTAAAAGCCAAGTTGCTTGATATCTATAATGAAGAAACGGATAGCTTACGCTTTTATATGCTCGGCGCAAAATGGCGAAGCAAGGTTGAGCATCATGGGGCTAAAAAAGCGTTGGATATTTTTCAAGATGTGTTGATTTTATAA
- a CDS encoding type II toxin-antitoxin system RelE/ParE family toxin, whose amino-acid sequence MENEWKVTLYPGVEEAILSMPDKLQSRVLKLLDLVAERGSLLGEPQSKALGKGMFELRAKSPEGIARGLYCFQRGKHVYVLHAFVKKTQKLPKQELELALRRKKEIEHADDDIR is encoded by the coding sequence ATGGAAAACGAATGGAAGGTAACCCTATATCCTGGAGTAGAAGAGGCTATTTTGAGTATGCCTGACAAGCTGCAATCTAGAGTGCTTAAGCTGTTGGATCTTGTTGCGGAAAGGGGGTCTTTACTGGGTGAGCCTCAGTCAAAGGCCTTGGGTAAGGGAATGTTTGAATTGCGTGCAAAGTCACCGGAAGGGATCGCGCGAGGTTTGTATTGCTTCCAGAGAGGCAAGCATGTTTATGTGTTGCATGCTTTTGTTAAGAAAACACAAAAATTGCCCAAGCAAGAGCTGGAATTGGCTCTCAGACGAAAAAAGGAAATAGAACATGCAGATGATGACATTAGATGA
- a CDS encoding helix-turn-helix transcriptional regulator, protein MQMMTLDELKKEAFKNSNVKKEYDALEEEFKLIKALVDMRQKAGLTQEEIAQKMSTQKSNISRLESGAGNPGWKTLQKYAHACGFKIQLKYSQ, encoded by the coding sequence ATGCAGATGATGACATTAGATGAGTTAAAAAAAGAAGCGTTTAAAAATTCCAATGTTAAAAAGGAGTACGATGCGCTTGAAGAGGAATTTAAGTTGATCAAAGCCCTAGTTGATATGCGACAAAAGGCTGGTTTAACACAAGAAGAAATCGCACAGAAAATGAGCACACAGAAAAGCAACATTAGCCGCTTAGAGTCTGGTGCAGGCAATCCCGGTTGGAAAACATTACAGAAATATGCTCATGCTTGTGGATTTAAAATTCAGTTAAAGTATTCACAGTAA